One genomic segment of Catalinimonas alkaloidigena includes these proteins:
- a CDS encoding type I restriction endonuclease subunit R produces MSFSELNSVEHYIIHQLSGVNLNNGKAEEQSVPYGAHWIYKSAQELSRGVNEVLVESELKAALIRLNPEIAEHHELADEVIYKLRAILISVNQIGLVKANEEFFKWLCGEKTMPFGKNNRHVPVHLIDFDDKKKNSYVITNQYRVHHRETKIPDVVLLINGIPIVVGEAKTPIRPSVSWLDGANEIHSIYENAIPQLFVPNILSFASEGKELFYGAVRTPLEFWAPWRIEGDDGALSKRLGLGEIGKELSDLLSPVRLLDIMQYFSLFSTNKKKQRVKILCRFQQYEGANKIVERVKEGRIKKGLIWHFQGSGKSLLMVFAAQKLRKSQELKSPTVLVLVDRTDLDTQISGTFSASDVPNVETTDSISELQTLLERDTRKIIISMIHKFRDAKPNMNARDNIIVLVDEAHRTQEGDLGRQMRAALPNAFLFGLTGTPVNKADKNTFWAFGSEEDQGGYMSRYTFQNSIRDEATKPLHFEPRLVDIHVDKETIDKAFQEFKESSALTDEEADALNKKSAKMAAFLKSPERVGKIVEDIAKHFREKVGPQGFKAMIVTPDRFACVQYKEELDKHFPTTVSKVVISTSANDDLEFKQKWAVDKSQQEKIVEEFNDPDSELKFIIVTAKLLTGFDAPILQTMYLDKSLKDHTLLQAICRTNRLFPNKHFGRIVDYFGVFDDMAKALEFDEKSVKEVITNLSELRAKLPEAMKNTLSHFDGVDRSVEGFEGLEKAQDAINTDDKKDAFAKDYKYLSKLWESLSPDRILDVYLKDYQWLSQVFESVRPASDNIGKLLWFSLGAQTTKLIHDNIHVGEVHHLEEFVLDADVIEDIFNNPDPKNAKKLEKILIKRFKKHAGNPQFKKLSERLEELRDKAEQGLITSIEFVKELCKLAKETVQAEKEVSQQVQEKSPQAALTELFMELKTEQTPAVVERIVGDIDSIVRIVSFPGWQSTASGEREVQKSLRKALLKYKLHKDQVLFDRAYGYIKEYY; encoded by the coding sequence ATGTCATTCAGCGAACTCAACAGCGTAGAACATTATATCATTCACCAATTAAGTGGGGTTAATCTCAATAATGGGAAAGCAGAAGAACAGTCCGTGCCCTACGGAGCCCATTGGATCTATAAATCTGCACAAGAACTCTCCAGAGGAGTCAATGAGGTACTAGTAGAGTCTGAACTCAAGGCGGCCCTCATTCGGCTTAATCCTGAAATTGCTGAGCATCATGAATTAGCCGATGAGGTAATCTATAAGCTAAGAGCTATTCTAATTTCTGTAAATCAGATAGGCCTAGTCAAAGCTAACGAGGAATTCTTTAAATGGCTGTGCGGAGAAAAGACCATGCCTTTTGGTAAAAACAACCGGCACGTACCGGTGCACTTGATTGACTTTGATGATAAAAAAAAGAATAGCTACGTTATCACTAATCAGTACAGAGTTCACCATCGTGAAACCAAGATACCGGACGTAGTACTTTTGATCAATGGCATACCCATAGTAGTGGGTGAAGCTAAAACACCAATCCGACCCTCAGTAAGTTGGTTAGATGGAGCCAATGAGATACATAGCATTTATGAAAATGCTATACCTCAACTTTTTGTGCCCAACATTTTATCTTTTGCTTCCGAGGGTAAGGAGCTTTTTTATGGCGCTGTTCGTACTCCTTTAGAATTCTGGGCTCCCTGGAGGATTGAAGGTGATGATGGTGCCCTTTCCAAGCGGTTAGGCTTGGGAGAAATTGGTAAGGAGCTCTCTGACCTTTTGAGTCCAGTACGCCTATTGGATATTATGCAGTACTTCTCCCTATTCAGTACGAATAAGAAAAAGCAAAGGGTCAAGATCCTTTGCCGCTTCCAGCAGTATGAAGGAGCCAATAAAATTGTAGAAAGAGTAAAAGAAGGAAGAATAAAAAAAGGGCTCATATGGCACTTTCAGGGTTCAGGTAAGTCACTCCTTATGGTTTTTGCCGCCCAAAAGCTTCGCAAAAGCCAAGAATTAAAAAGCCCCACCGTACTTGTATTGGTTGACCGTACTGATCTTGACACTCAAATAAGTGGTACCTTTAGTGCTTCAGATGTTCCCAATGTAGAGACAACCGATAGTATCAGTGAACTCCAAACCTTATTGGAACGAGATACCCGCAAGATCATTATTTCCATGATCCATAAATTTCGTGATGCTAAACCCAATATGAATGCCAGGGATAATATCATTGTACTGGTAGATGAAGCCCATAGAACTCAAGAAGGAGATTTAGGAAGACAAATGAGAGCTGCTTTACCCAATGCCTTTTTATTTGGACTAACAGGAACACCAGTTAATAAAGCGGATAAGAATACCTTTTGGGCTTTTGGTTCTGAAGAAGATCAGGGAGGATATATGTCTCGCTATACTTTTCAGAATTCCATCAGAGATGAAGCTACCAAACCCCTACACTTTGAACCCCGGCTAGTTGATATTCACGTTGACAAAGAGACCATTGATAAAGCCTTTCAGGAATTTAAAGAAAGCAGTGCCCTCACTGATGAAGAAGCAGATGCATTGAATAAGAAATCTGCTAAGATGGCTGCCTTCCTAAAATCTCCTGAGCGGGTGGGTAAGATTGTAGAGGATATAGCAAAGCACTTCAGGGAAAAGGTAGGGCCACAAGGCTTTAAAGCTATGATTGTTACTCCTGACCGCTTCGCTTGCGTACAGTATAAAGAAGAATTGGATAAGCATTTTCCAACTACTGTGAGCAAGGTAGTTATTTCTACTTCAGCCAATGATGATCTGGAGTTCAAGCAAAAATGGGCAGTAGATAAAAGTCAGCAGGAAAAAATTGTAGAAGAGTTCAATGATCCAGATTCTGAACTTAAGTTTATCATAGTTACTGCCAAGCTGCTGACTGGTTTTGATGCTCCTATTCTGCAAACCATGTACCTTGACAAATCCCTCAAAGATCATACGCTTTTGCAGGCCATCTGCCGCACTAACCGCCTGTTTCCCAACAAGCATTTTGGCAGGATCGTAGACTATTTTGGGGTATTTGATGATATGGCCAAAGCCCTGGAGTTTGATGAAAAAAGTGTCAAAGAAGTGATCACTAACCTGTCAGAATTAAGAGCTAAACTCCCGGAAGCAATGAAAAATACATTAAGTCATTTTGATGGGGTTGATCGTTCTGTAGAGGGGTTTGAAGGATTGGAAAAAGCCCAGGATGCAATCAATACAGATGATAAGAAGGATGCCTTTGCAAAAGATTATAAATACTTATCTAAGCTCTGGGAATCCTTATCTCCGGATAGAATTTTAGATGTTTATTTGAAAGACTATCAATGGCTATCTCAGGTATTTGAATCTGTACGTCCGGCTTCTGATAATATTGGCAAACTATTATGGTTCTCCCTGGGGGCACAAACAACTAAGCTGATTCATGATAACATCCATGTTGGAGAGGTTCATCACCTGGAAGAGTTCGTATTAGATGCTGATGTGATAGAGGATATTTTCAATAACCCTGATCCCAAGAATGCTAAGAAGTTAGAGAAGATCCTGATCAAGCGTTTTAAAAAGCATGCGGGTAACCCTCAATTTAAAAAGCTAAGTGAACGCTTGGAAGAACTAAGAGATAAAGCGGAGCAAGGATTGATTACTTCCATAGAGTTTGTTAAGGAACTTTGCAAACTGGCTAAGGAAACCGTTCAGGCAGAAAAAGAAGTAAGTCAGCAAGTACAGGAAAAATCTCCCCAAGCAGCACTTACTGAGTTGTTTATGGAGTTAAAAACTGAGCAAACTCCCGCTGTTGTAGAAAGAATTGTAGGAGATATAGATTCTATCGTACGGATAGTAAGCTTCCCCGGCTGGCAGAGTACCGCCTCTGGTGAACGGGAGGTACAAAAATCCCTACGCAAAGCCCTGCTAAAATATAAGCTCCATAAAGACCAAGTCCTTTTTGATAGGGCTTACGGATATATTAAGGAGTATTATTAA
- a CDS encoding sacsin N-terminal ATP-binding-like domain-containing protein, with the protein MSIQDEIREAREQNRLNIPAKRLMEKLRPIPSNVNDLQHRWFWELLQNASDYNDSVDVGLEVYEDRLIFMHNGNPFRPSDAENLIAPDSGKDSDELREQDMIGQFGTGFISTHVVSPIVKVEGVMKSERETDQYLKFHFTLNRTAYDDKEALKISIPKTSKELDESIKPITYQPGEFYTKFTYDLNTSLPNIDSKEVVKEGLKYIADVLPYTLAFMPKIKSVTIHNSNTDRIAYTNRIFKPQSSDDSKSVIVNVFEFEHLFDSILLRLFNKNDAQLVIRVENNRIIPYPNGITKLFCSLPMIGTEAFSFPLVLNSKKFVPHLERDGISLTVNDTENRTILEDAVIAHSQALETLSEERIENWSCLVKWPTASFKTEQERAWYKTEVIDKIKATYLATKIVKTTDDWIKLDDTIIPYAPQDAYSEEDLLNYYDLVCPLRSESLPKNADYLNWNRNLDFSIFPGLRYSLEDFVKELSELGSLEQIIAAETTNYSWFNMVLNFVLQKDPDLLDKYAIIPNRLGNFVRRKDSIYWNNDVDSSLFEVYRLMTKEDFEEILVHPEINIANLLEGKREKTTRDLAKAIDDSFSEYQGNKQAPNFLKALRLTFQWARESDLPEKELKEHFKWFASHRPQLFLETFNENDRDKAFSIVQSGKLASLSKLAESSLTNEDINSMVAIGNSGVNINKMSELANLSKTAGIDEVLESARDLAREEEERVFKQEIGENVEQILNNVFKRELPSYEASLDRKRDYDILIRNKLHPLNQYFIELKSIKENNTEPIKMGIHQARKAKDNPNNYALLLIRRPPENSITEEYLRNNIICNYQIGKDVISEVDKSRVVDEIVKSMDSIKLKIKDPSMKVHIRQEYIDPLGKDFEELKTKIHEAIK; encoded by the coding sequence ATGAGTATACAAGACGAAATAAGGGAGGCAAGAGAGCAGAATAGATTAAATATCCCAGCCAAAAGGTTAATGGAAAAACTTCGTCCCATCCCAAGCAATGTAAATGATCTTCAACATCGCTGGTTTTGGGAGTTATTACAAAATGCCAGTGATTACAATGACTCTGTGGATGTGGGTCTTGAAGTTTATGAAGATCGTCTTATCTTCATGCACAATGGCAATCCCTTTCGGCCTTCTGATGCTGAGAATTTGATTGCGCCAGACTCTGGAAAAGACTCAGATGAATTACGTGAGCAGGATATGATTGGGCAGTTTGGAACTGGATTTATTTCTACCCATGTGGTTTCTCCTATTGTAAAGGTAGAAGGTGTGATGAAATCAGAAAGAGAAACCGATCAATATTTGAAGTTTCACTTCACACTGAATCGCACAGCCTACGATGATAAGGAAGCACTTAAGATATCCATTCCCAAAACTTCTAAAGAGTTGGATGAAAGCATTAAGCCAATCACTTATCAACCAGGAGAATTTTATACTAAATTCACTTATGATCTCAATACTTCACTTCCGAATATAGATTCAAAAGAAGTGGTAAAAGAAGGCCTTAAATATATAGCCGATGTCCTTCCCTATACCTTGGCTTTTATGCCCAAGATTAAATCTGTAACCATCCACAATAGCAATACTGATCGTATTGCTTATACAAATAGAATATTCAAGCCACAATCGTCAGATGACTCTAAATCTGTTATAGTTAATGTTTTTGAATTTGAACACCTTTTCGACTCTATCCTATTACGTCTTTTTAATAAAAATGATGCACAACTAGTTATTCGAGTTGAGAACAATAGGATTATTCCCTATCCCAATGGGATTACTAAGCTGTTTTGTTCACTTCCAATGATTGGCACGGAGGCTTTTAGTTTTCCTTTAGTATTAAACAGCAAAAAGTTTGTCCCCCACTTAGAGCGGGATGGAATAAGTCTCACAGTTAACGATACAGAAAACAGAACCATTCTTGAAGATGCTGTCATTGCTCATAGTCAGGCACTAGAAACACTTTCTGAAGAAAGGATTGAAAACTGGTCTTGTTTAGTTAAATGGCCAACTGCATCATTCAAGACAGAGCAAGAAAGAGCCTGGTATAAAACAGAAGTCATTGATAAAATTAAGGCAACGTACTTAGCTACTAAAATCGTAAAAACTACTGATGATTGGATCAAGCTTGATGATACAATAATACCTTATGCTCCCCAGGACGCTTATTCCGAAGAAGACCTCTTAAATTACTATGACTTAGTTTGTCCACTCCGTTCTGAAAGCTTACCAAAAAATGCTGATTATCTCAACTGGAATAGAAACTTAGATTTTTCAATTTTCCCTGGCTTACGTTATTCTTTAGAGGATTTTGTTAAAGAACTGTCAGAACTTGGTTCATTAGAACAAATTATAGCAGCTGAGACAACAAATTATTCCTGGTTCAATATGGTTCTAAATTTTGTTCTACAGAAAGACCCTGATCTGCTAGATAAGTATGCAATTATTCCAAATCGTCTTGGGAATTTTGTACGAAGAAAGGACTCTATCTACTGGAATAATGATGTTGATAGCTCTTTATTTGAAGTCTATCGTTTAATGACAAAAGAGGATTTCGAGGAAATTTTAGTTCATCCTGAAATTAATATTGCTAATCTGCTCGAAGGGAAAAGAGAAAAAACTACCCGTGATTTAGCAAAAGCAATTGATGACTCATTCAGTGAATACCAGGGCAACAAGCAAGCCCCCAATTTTCTAAAAGCACTGAGGCTTACATTTCAATGGGCACGTGAATCCGATCTACCTGAAAAAGAACTAAAAGAACATTTTAAATGGTTTGCAAGCCATCGTCCGCAACTCTTTTTGGAAACATTTAATGAAAACGATCGGGATAAAGCCTTCAGTATAGTTCAAAGCGGGAAGCTAGCCTCTCTTTCTAAACTGGCAGAATCTTCACTTACTAACGAGGATATCAATTCAATGGTGGCAATAGGTAATTCGGGCGTAAACATCAATAAAATGTCTGAATTAGCCAATCTGTCAAAGACTGCTGGAATTGATGAAGTCTTGGAGTCGGCAAGAGATTTGGCTAGAGAAGAAGAAGAAAGGGTTTTTAAACAAGAGATTGGTGAAAATGTAGAACAAATTTTGAATAATGTCTTCAAAAGAGAACTTCCGTCTTATGAAGCTAGCTTGGATCGTAAAAGAGATTATGACATCCTTATTAGAAATAAGCTTCACCCTTTAAATCAATATTTTATTGAACTAAAATCAATAAAAGAAAACAATACAGAACCTATAAAAATGGGGATTCATCAGGCACGAAAGGCTAAGGATAACCCAAACAACTATGCACTTCTATTAATCAGAAGGCCACCAGAAAATAGCATTACTGAAGAGTACCTGCGAAACAATATCATTTGTAATTACCAAATTGGAAAAGATGTGATTAGTGAAGTAGATAAATCTAGAGTTGTGGATGAAATTGTAAAATCAATGGACTCTATTAAACTAAAAATCAAAGATCCTAGCATGAAAGTGCATATCCGACAGGAATATATTGATCCTTTGGGTAAAGACTTTGAAGAACTGAAAACAAAAATTCACGAAGCAATTAAATAA
- the darG gene encoding macro domain-containing protein produces MIQYTQGNLLDAPTEALVNTVNTMGIMGKGIALQFKEAFPENFRAYKKACEQKELVPGKLLWVKELTPQGEKWIVNFPTKTVYYRKSSYKYVEEGLKTLASDLKANNIKSIAIPPLGCGNGGLKWDKVKAVIEQYLAPLGTEVLVYEPNPNIKAQLRKESPAKEVKLTPARAMLLFTMFQYERLGEETSLFVANKLVYFLQRMGEQQLNKLDFTPSYYGPYSPAVGHVLYHLNGKYIQGMEQKNAKPFEPLLLNYELFEEVNQYVHTKLSNEQYNRLQDLLKLIDGFESAFSLELLASVDFLLKDNPQASAEELLPQIAEWSDRKTKMFKKEYVEIAYQHLKQYQSEKAFMV; encoded by the coding sequence ATGATCCAGTATACCCAAGGTAACCTTTTAGATGCCCCTACTGAGGCACTTGTGAATACCGTTAATACGATGGGTATTATGGGAAAGGGTATTGCCTTGCAGTTTAAGGAAGCTTTTCCAGAGAACTTTCGGGCGTACAAAAAAGCCTGCGAGCAAAAAGAATTAGTACCCGGTAAACTGCTGTGGGTAAAAGAGCTCACCCCCCAGGGGGAGAAGTGGATTGTCAACTTCCCTACCAAAACCGTTTACTACCGCAAATCCAGCTATAAATATGTAGAGGAGGGCCTAAAAACCCTGGCTTCCGATCTCAAAGCTAACAACATTAAGAGCATTGCTATCCCCCCCTTAGGTTGTGGCAATGGCGGCTTGAAGTGGGATAAAGTAAAAGCGGTGATAGAACAGTATCTCGCTCCGTTGGGTACGGAGGTACTGGTATATGAGCCTAATCCTAACATCAAAGCACAATTAAGAAAAGAGTCTCCTGCAAAGGAAGTTAAACTCACTCCTGCCAGGGCTATGTTGCTTTTTACCATGTTCCAGTACGAACGTTTAGGTGAAGAGACTAGTCTATTTGTAGCCAATAAACTGGTCTATTTTTTACAAAGAATGGGTGAACAGCAACTGAATAAGTTAGATTTTACTCCCAGCTATTATGGCCCCTACTCCCCTGCTGTAGGGCATGTGCTTTATCATCTTAATGGCAAGTACATACAGGGTATGGAGCAAAAGAATGCCAAACCTTTTGAGCCTCTTCTGCTCAATTATGAGCTCTTTGAGGAGGTAAATCAGTATGTTCATACCAAGCTCAGCAATGAGCAATATAATCGCCTTCAGGACCTACTAAAGCTCATAGATGGTTTTGAGTCAGCCTTCTCCCTTGAACTACTCGCATCCGTAGATTTTCTACTAAAAGACAATCCACAAGCCTCAGCAGAAGAACTCCTTCCACAAATAGCAGAGTGGTCTGATCGCAAGACCAAAATGTTCAAAAAAGAATACGTAGAAATAGCGTATCAACACCTCAAGCAATACCAAAGCGAGAAGGCTTTTATGGTATAA
- the darT gene encoding DUF4433 domain-containing protein, with protein MPGEVPDIVRLYRLVHYRNLPHILEHGLYTRKSPHFDPNYVEIGDSDLIRKRTEYPIKLSGYGNVGDYIPFYFGTLSPMLLNIISGHRGIKKLPQEDIIYLRTTLDQIEPCQCTYVFTDGHAKKELTKFYTDKADLDKVDWDIVYKRVWKNTADDRDRMRRKQAEFLVKDHVPLQCITHIITYTEDKAEWVKQEVNKYGLEIEVLVNPNEMFYY; from the coding sequence ATGCCCGGAGAAGTTCCAGATATCGTAAGGCTTTACAGGCTGGTACACTACCGGAACCTGCCTCATATTCTGGAGCATGGGCTTTATACTCGTAAAAGTCCTCATTTCGATCCCAATTATGTAGAAATTGGTGATTCTGACCTTATCAGAAAACGCACTGAATATCCAATAAAGTTATCTGGCTACGGAAATGTAGGTGACTACATACCCTTTTATTTTGGTACGCTTTCTCCTATGCTACTTAATATCATAAGTGGTCATAGAGGCATCAAAAAGCTCCCTCAGGAAGATATTATTTATCTCCGCACTACCTTAGATCAAATAGAACCTTGCCAATGCACTTATGTCTTCACAGATGGCCATGCTAAAAAAGAGTTAACTAAGTTCTATACTGACAAAGCCGATTTGGATAAAGTAGATTGGGATATCGTATACAAAAGGGTATGGAAAAACACGGCAGATGATCGGGACAGAATGCGGCGAAAGCAGGCAGAGTTTTTAGTAAAAGATCATGTACCTCTTCAATGCATCACCCATATTATTACTTATACTGAAGATAAAGCAGAGTGGGTGAAACAGGAAGTAAACAAATATGGTTTGGAAATTGAGGTACTTGTAAACCCAAATGAAATGTTTTATTATTAG
- a CDS encoding restriction endonuclease subunit S, protein MKDMHAEGIAHVVGLEHIDPEDIHLRRAASIEDSTTFTKKFRKGDILFGRRRAYLKKAAQVNFDGICSGDITVMRAKEGLLPKLLPFVVNNDKFFDYAVKHSAGGLSPRVKFHDLANYEFLLPPKEQQAQLAELLWAMDEVIENIIFVKEKTEFLRLINREKLFTYGIAALDNAKNIKLKNSKCGLINKEWQAHKFFNIAEVTSGQVDPKDEKYSGLVQIGSERIEPNTGRITEFKTAKELNITSGNYLFSKEHIIYSKIRPYFKKVANPNFTGLCSADIYPIKPNSDLLCKEYLFYYLLTDKFTQKLLRFQNRTGMPKVNREELGSMYIPVPSLDEQKGIVNILKHIDDSLDAIEKKLSSSKALQKSLINQIF, encoded by the coding sequence ATGAAGGATATGCATGCCGAAGGCATTGCACATGTAGTAGGTCTTGAGCACATTGACCCTGAAGATATACACCTTAGAAGAGCTGCCAGTATTGAAGACAGTACTACTTTTACAAAAAAGTTTAGAAAGGGAGATATCTTATTTGGACGAAGAAGAGCTTATCTCAAAAAAGCAGCACAGGTAAACTTTGATGGCATTTGTTCTGGTGATATTACCGTCATGCGGGCTAAAGAAGGACTTTTGCCTAAACTACTTCCATTTGTAGTTAATAATGACAAGTTTTTTGATTATGCCGTGAAGCATTCTGCTGGTGGACTCTCCCCCAGAGTGAAGTTTCATGATCTCGCCAACTACGAATTCCTCCTCCCTCCCAAAGAGCAGCAAGCCCAACTGGCCGAACTCCTCTGGGCTATGGATGAGGTAATTGAAAACATCATTTTTGTAAAAGAAAAAACTGAATTTCTTAGACTAATTAATAGGGAGAAGCTATTTACTTATGGTATAGCTGCTCTTGATAATGCTAAGAATATTAAGTTGAAAAACTCAAAATGCGGTTTAATCAATAAGGAATGGCAAGCACATAAGTTTTTTAATATCGCTGAAGTCACTAGTGGGCAAGTGGACCCTAAGGATGAGAAGTATTCAGGTTTAGTACAAATTGGTTCTGAGAGAATAGAACCCAATACTGGTAGAATAACAGAATTTAAAACCGCTAAAGAATTGAATATAACTAGTGGTAACTACCTTTTTTCAAAAGAACATATAATTTATTCAAAGATTCGCCCCTACTTTAAAAAAGTCGCTAATCCTAATTTTACAGGTTTATGTAGCGCCGACATTTATCCTATTAAACCCAATTCTGATCTTCTTTGTAAAGAATATCTTTTTTATTATTTATTGACAGATAAGTTCACCCAAAAGCTACTAAGGTTTCAAAATAGAACAGGTATGCCTAAAGTTAACAGAGAAGAGTTAGGATCAATGTATATTCCTGTACCTAGTCTTGATGAACAGAAGGGGATCGTAAATATACTAAAGCATATAGATGACTCATTGGATGCTATTGAAAAAAAACTTTCTTCCTCCAAAGCGCTCCAAAAAAGCCTCATCAATCAGATATTTTAA